A part of Escherichia marmotae genomic DNA contains:
- a CDS encoding aromatic amino acid lyase produces MLASHVGLVMMGEWKARVNGVEMSGGDALAKVGLKPLVPQGKDMLAILSNNSVGTAYAIEAVRSARQLLNVSPVVFAMSLEALNGNVAPVLPQSIDVRPFPQLADSAKEIRDALIGSYLWHKDDKRALQDPLSFRTTVYTLSESVRALHDAEDIITVQINSSDDNPATVLNADKAYQDSSQVAQYFVKDGAISGGIFPTANFESLPVALATQRLTVALVHVSHNSMRRSLHLEDDHFTGLTRFLSAPSNKGHGFGSLHIPFVALHAENVDLANPVSFDIQPVAGGIEDTGANNDHAARRLKQVVDNLNIIYGIELMHSAQAIDLRLQADPQLALGKSTKAMFTAYRKVVPFVEQDRIFTPDIAASQKFLEGYAINQK; encoded by the coding sequence ATGCTCGCATCACACGTTGGCCTGGTGATGATGGGGGAATGGAAAGCGCGGGTTAATGGCGTGGAAATGAGTGGTGGCGATGCGCTGGCGAAAGTGGGGCTTAAACCACTGGTGCCGCAGGGTAAAGATATGCTGGCGATTTTGTCGAACAACAGCGTTGGCACGGCGTATGCGATTGAAGCGGTACGGTCGGCACGCCAGTTGCTGAATGTCAGCCCGGTGGTTTTCGCTATGAGTCTGGAAGCGTTGAATGGTAACGTCGCGCCGGTACTGCCGCAGTCGATCGACGTGCGTCCTTTCCCGCAGTTGGCTGATTCCGCGAAAGAGATCCGCGATGCGTTAATCGGTTCTTATTTATGGCATAAGGATGACAAACGCGCATTGCAGGATCCGTTATCGTTCAGAACAACGGTGTATACCCTTTCTGAGTCGGTACGTGCGCTACATGACGCAGAAGATATCATTACCGTGCAGATCAACAGTTCTGACGATAACCCGGCAACTGTGCTGAATGCTGATAAGGCGTACCAGGATTCCAGCCAGGTCGCGCAATATTTTGTTAAAGATGGCGCAATCAGCGGCGGGATTTTCCCGACGGCAAACTTCGAATCGTTACCTGTTGCGCTTGCCACCCAGCGTCTGACCGTGGCGTTAGTGCATGTTTCGCATAACAGTATGCGTCGCTCGCTGCACCTGGAAGATGATCACTTTACGGGTTTAACGCGCTTCCTGTCGGCACCTAGTAATAAAGGTCACGGCTTCGGTTCGCTGCATATTCCTTTTGTCGCGCTGCATGCAGAAAATGTTGATCTCGCCAATCCTGTTTCTTTCGATATTCAACCGGTTGCCGGAGGCATTGAAGATACCGGTGCCAATAACGACCATGCAGCCAGAAGACTGAAACAGGTGGTTGATAATTTGAACATTATTTATGGCATTGAATTGATGCATTCCGCGCAGGCAATCGATTTGCGGTTGCAAGCCGATCCACAACTGGCATTAGGTAAATCAACAAAAGCGATGTTTACCGCCTACAGAAAAGTCGTGCCATTTGTCGAGCAGGATCGCATCTTTACTCCGGATATTGCAGCATCGCAAAAATTCTTAGAAGGATATGCGATAAATCAAAAATAA
- a CDS encoding methylaspartate mutase subunit E, protein MELRNKKLTHDEFMAERQQVLKTWETGKDVEKFEDGVKYQQTIPEHKRFSLALLKADLEGKTLSQPRAGVALMDEHIELLKTLQEECDLLPSTIDAYTRLNRYEEAAVGIKKSIEAGTSKLNGLPVVNHGVAACRRLTETLQKPLQIRHGTPDARLLAEISMASGFTSYEGGGISYNIPYAKRVTLEKSIRDWQYCDRLMGLYEEHGIRINREPFGPLTGTLIPPFISHSVSIIEGLLALEQGVKSITVGYGQVGCLTQDIAAIRSLRELAHEYFQNNGYTDYELSTVFHQWMGGFPEDESKAFAIISWGAAVAGMSGATKVITKSPHEAWGIPTAAANVQGLKASRQMLNMVSDQKFPPCPVVELEIELIKSEVRAVLNKVFELGNGDIARGTVLAFEAGVLDVPFAPAACNAGKLLPVRDNTGAIRVLEAGAVPLPKEILDLHHDYVAERARVEGRQPTFQMVVDDINAVSHSKLIGRP, encoded by the coding sequence ATGGAACTTCGAAACAAGAAATTAACCCATGACGAATTCATGGCCGAGCGGCAACAGGTACTGAAAACCTGGGAAACTGGCAAGGACGTTGAAAAATTCGAAGATGGCGTTAAATACCAACAAACCATTCCTGAACATAAACGCTTCTCCCTTGCCCTGCTGAAAGCAGACCTGGAAGGTAAAACACTTAGCCAGCCGCGCGCTGGCGTGGCGCTGATGGACGAACACATTGAACTACTGAAAACACTACAAGAAGAGTGCGATCTGCTGCCGAGCACCATTGATGCCTACACCCGTCTGAATCGTTACGAAGAAGCGGCGGTGGGAATTAAGAAGTCCATCGAAGCCGGAACATCTAAACTGAACGGTTTACCGGTGGTTAACCACGGTGTCGCAGCGTGCCGCCGTCTGACCGAAACCCTGCAAAAACCGTTACAGATCCGCCACGGCACGCCAGATGCGCGCCTGCTGGCTGAAATCTCAATGGCCAGTGGCTTCACCAGTTATGAAGGCGGCGGCATTTCCTACAATATTCCGTATGCCAAACGTGTAACGCTGGAAAAATCTATCCGCGACTGGCAGTACTGCGACCGCTTAATGGGGTTGTATGAAGAACATGGCATTCGTATCAACCGCGAACCATTTGGCCCACTGACTGGAACGCTGATCCCGCCATTTATCTCGCACTCTGTTTCGATTATCGAGGGCCTGTTGGCGTTGGAACAAGGCGTAAAATCTATCACTGTTGGTTATGGCCAGGTCGGCTGCCTGACACAAGATATTGCGGCGATCCGGTCTCTACGTGAACTCGCGCACGAATACTTCCAAAACAATGGTTATACGGACTACGAGTTAAGTACGGTGTTCCACCAGTGGATGGGCGGTTTTCCGGAAGACGAATCGAAAGCGTTCGCCATTATCTCCTGGGGCGCGGCGGTAGCAGGCATGTCGGGCGCAACTAAAGTTATCACCAAAAGCCCACATGAAGCATGGGGTATACCTACCGCCGCCGCCAACGTGCAGGGGCTGAAAGCCTCCCGTCAAATGCTCAATATGGTCAGCGATCAAAAATTCCCGCCATGCCCTGTGGTTGAACTGGAAATTGAGCTGATTAAAAGTGAAGTTCGTGCCGTCCTGAATAAAGTGTTCGAACTGGGCAATGGTGATATCGCGCGCGGTACAGTGCTGGCTTTTGAAGCGGGTGTACTGGATGTACCCTTTGCGCCAGCCGCCTGCAACGCGGGCAAACTTCTTCCGGTTCGTGACAACACCGGGGCTATCCGCGTACTTGAAGCCGGAGCCGTTCCTCTGCCAAAAGAGATTCTTGACCTCCACCACGATTACGTTGCCGAACGCGCACGCGTTGAAGGACGCCAACCGACATTCCAGATGGTTGTAGATGACATCAATGCCGTATCCCACAGCAAATTAATAGGAAGACCATAA
- a CDS encoding acyclic terpene utilization AtuA family protein: MARKFKVLSPTAILGYGFPEESFNKAMEESPDLIAVDAGSSDPGPHYLGAGKAFTDRAGVKRDLRYMITAGVKNNIPVVIGTAGGSGAAPHLEWCREIIHEIAQEEKLSFSMALIPADVDKALVHEALDNGKITALDFVPALTHEAIDESTYIVAQMGIEPFQRALKAGAQVVLGGRAYDPACFAALPIMQGFDEGLALHCGKILECAAIAATPGSGSDCAMGIIDDNGFTLKTFNPQRKFTETSAAAHTLYEKSDPYFLPGPGGVLNLKSCTFKAVNDGEVYVSGSKHEETPYALKLEGARRVGFRCLTIAGTRDPIMIAGIDKIIEEVKASVASNLSLDDDSIRITFHLYGKNGVMGAHEPTQTAGHELGILLDVVAPTQEIANSVCSLVRSTMLHYGYENRIATAGNLAFPFSPSDVQAGPVYEFSIYHLIEANDALRFDFHIEQVTPEGIQA; this comes from the coding sequence ATGGCTCGTAAATTCAAAGTGTTATCGCCAACAGCCATTCTTGGTTATGGTTTCCCGGAAGAAAGTTTTAATAAGGCGATGGAAGAATCTCCGGATCTGATCGCCGTTGACGCCGGTTCATCTGACCCAGGTCCCCATTACCTGGGGGCGGGTAAAGCCTTTACCGACCGGGCGGGCGTCAAACGCGACCTGCGTTACATGATAACCGCTGGCGTGAAGAACAACATTCCGGTGGTAATCGGTACGGCAGGCGGCTCCGGCGCGGCCCCACATCTGGAGTGGTGCCGTGAAATTATTCATGAAATTGCGCAAGAAGAAAAACTCTCGTTCTCGATGGCGCTGATTCCTGCTGACGTCGACAAAGCACTCGTCCACGAAGCGCTGGATAATGGCAAAATCACGGCGCTGGATTTTGTCCCGGCATTAACCCATGAAGCAATCGACGAAAGTACCTACATTGTGGCGCAAATGGGGATCGAGCCTTTCCAGCGGGCGCTGAAAGCAGGCGCTCAGGTGGTTCTGGGTGGGCGCGCTTACGACCCGGCCTGCTTTGCCGCACTGCCTATCATGCAGGGGTTTGACGAAGGGCTGGCGCTGCACTGCGGGAAAATCCTTGAGTGCGCGGCCATTGCCGCAACGCCTGGCTCCGGTTCAGACTGTGCAATGGGTATCATTGACGACAACGGCTTTACGCTGAAGACATTTAATCCACAGCGTAAATTTACCGAAACGTCCGCCGCCGCGCATACGTTGTATGAGAAATCTGATCCGTACTTCCTGCCTGGACCTGGCGGCGTACTGAATCTAAAGAGCTGTACATTTAAAGCGGTCAATGATGGCGAAGTGTATGTCAGCGGTTCAAAACATGAAGAAACGCCGTATGCCCTGAAACTGGAAGGCGCCCGTCGGGTTGGCTTCCGCTGCCTGACCATTGCCGGGACCCGCGATCCTATTATGATTGCCGGGATCGACAAAATTATCGAAGAAGTGAAAGCAAGCGTAGCGAGTAACCTTTCGCTGGACGATGACAGCATCCGCATTACATTCCACCTGTACGGAAAAAATGGCGTCATGGGTGCTCATGAACCCACGCAAACTGCCGGACACGAACTGGGGATCCTGCTGGATGTCGTCGCGCCAACTCAGGAGATTGCCAATAGCGTTTGCTCGCTGGTGCGTTCAACCATGTTGCACTATGGCTATGAAAATCGCATCGCTACCGCAGGTAACCTCGCCTTCCCGTTCTCGCCCTCAGATGTACAGGCTGGGCCGGTATATGAGTTCTCGATCTATCACCTGATTGAAGCCAACGACGCACTGCGTTTTGATTTCCACATCGAACAGGTGACGCCGGAAGGAATTCAGGCATGA
- a CDS encoding LysR family transcriptional regulator, which produces MRGKIPKTELLVTFEVVARHESYTRAAEELALTQSAVFRQVSALEEFLHISLFAHSKKRIFLNDAGKYYLGIVKETLNKLERDTNTIMTWQPTVQVIELAVNPTFSTHWLIPNLREFNKLYPDIIVNIHSLANNGDFLNREYDAVIMRENFCAPWSKVEYLFEEEILPVCSGSLLSLPDQKLSVAELLSELPLLHQSTRITGWEEWFALSGVSSPLVNNGPRFDLLSMLIAAVRSNLGVALLPRFAIQHDLDSGDMVIPCDVPILTGNRFIMTWREEKAEYPHLQLFREWLLAKSVVPEEM; this is translated from the coding sequence ATGAGAGGAAAAATACCCAAAACGGAATTGCTGGTGACTTTTGAGGTAGTCGCACGTCATGAAAGTTATACCAGAGCAGCAGAGGAGTTGGCGTTAACCCAAAGTGCAGTATTCAGACAAGTTAGCGCACTGGAAGAGTTTTTACATATATCATTATTTGCGCATTCTAAAAAAAGAATATTCCTTAATGATGCCGGTAAATATTATCTGGGAATTGTTAAAGAAACATTGAATAAACTGGAACGTGACACAAATACAATCATGACCTGGCAACCCACGGTTCAGGTTATTGAGCTTGCTGTCAATCCTACCTTCAGCACGCACTGGTTGATCCCCAATTTACGTGAGTTCAATAAATTGTATCCCGATATTATTGTCAATATCCACTCATTAGCCAATAACGGGGATTTTCTTAATCGGGAATACGATGCTGTCATTATGCGCGAAAATTTTTGCGCCCCCTGGTCGAAGGTAGAATATCTCTTTGAGGAAGAGATTCTGCCAGTATGCAGCGGCAGTTTGCTTTCACTGCCCGATCAAAAGCTGTCCGTTGCAGAACTACTTAGTGAGCTACCTCTTCTGCATCAGAGCACCCGTATTACTGGCTGGGAAGAGTGGTTTGCGCTATCGGGCGTTAGCAGTCCGCTGGTCAATAATGGGCCGCGTTTCGATTTGCTTTCGATGCTGATTGCCGCCGTGCGCTCTAATCTCGGCGTGGCATTGCTGCCGCGGTTCGCTATCCAACACGATTTAGATAGTGGTGATATGGTGATCCCGTGCGATGTGCCCATTCTTACCGGTAATCGCTTCATTATGACGTGGCGGGAAGAGAAGGCTGAATATCCGCACTTGCAGCTCTTTCGTGAGTGGTTGCTGGCAAAATCGGTGGTGCCGGAGGAGATGTAA
- a CDS encoding class I fumarate hydratase: protein MSKPFVWQDPFLQDKDGTEYKLISDQHIMVTKLDGEDVIKVAPDALTLLARQAFYEASFFLRSAHLQQVASILNDPQASSNDKYVALQLLRNAEVSAKGILPNCQDTGTATIVASKGQHIWTGCNDAEALSKGIYSTFQENNLRFSQNAPLDMYTEMNTQTNLPAQIDISAVPGDEYHFLCVNKGGGSANKAALYQETKSLLQPEKLTAFLIEKMKSLGTAACPPYHIAFVVGGLSADQALKVAKLASTKYYDNLPTSGNEQGQAFRDVELEKTLLDASQQFGIGAQFGGKYFAHDIRVIRLPRHGGSCPIAMALSCSADRNIKAKINKHGIWLEKLEHNPGQYIPVSMREENRTHHMHLDLNRPLRDVMQDLATLQVGTRVSLSGPIVVARDIAHAKIKERLDNGEPMPDYLKHHVVYYAGPAKTPENMACGSLGPTTGGRMDGYVDTFQAAGGSLVMLSKGNRSQQVTDACHKHGGFNLGSIGGAAALLAQEYVKSLRCLEYPELGMEAVWMMEVENLPAFILVDDKGNNFFSQFEQQHRCASCPAGH, encoded by the coding sequence ATGTCTAAACCATTCGTCTGGCAGGATCCGTTTTTGCAAGATAAAGACGGTACAGAATATAAATTAATTAGCGATCAACATATTATGGTAACGAAGTTAGACGGTGAAGACGTAATAAAAGTCGCCCCTGACGCGTTAACGTTGCTTGCCCGACAGGCATTTTATGAAGCCTCTTTTTTCTTACGCTCTGCTCATTTGCAACAGGTCGCCAGCATTCTTAACGATCCGCAAGCCAGCAGTAATGACAAATACGTGGCCTTGCAGTTACTGCGAAATGCAGAGGTCTCGGCAAAGGGAATATTACCCAACTGTCAGGACACAGGCACAGCAACGATTGTTGCCAGCAAGGGACAACATATCTGGACCGGGTGCAATGATGCTGAAGCCCTGAGCAAAGGTATTTACAGCACTTTCCAGGAAAATAATCTGCGTTTTTCGCAAAATGCGCCACTGGATATGTATACCGAGATGAATACCCAAACCAATCTCCCGGCGCAGATTGATATCAGCGCCGTACCCGGCGACGAATACCATTTTCTGTGTGTTAATAAAGGGGGAGGCTCCGCCAATAAAGCCGCGCTTTATCAGGAAACAAAATCTCTCCTGCAACCGGAAAAACTGACCGCATTTTTAATTGAAAAAATGAAATCGCTGGGCACCGCCGCCTGTCCGCCCTACCATATCGCCTTTGTCGTCGGAGGACTTTCTGCCGATCAGGCGTTAAAAGTCGCCAAACTGGCTTCAACGAAATACTACGATAATCTGCCCACCAGCGGAAACGAGCAGGGACAAGCATTCCGCGATGTTGAACTGGAAAAAACATTGCTCGACGCCAGCCAGCAATTTGGTATTGGTGCTCAGTTTGGTGGCAAATATTTCGCTCATGATATTCGTGTTATTCGTCTGCCACGCCACGGCGGCTCCTGCCCAATTGCCATGGCGCTCTCCTGTTCCGCCGATCGCAATATTAAGGCCAAAATTAACAAACACGGTATCTGGCTGGAAAAACTCGAACATAATCCGGGGCAATATATTCCTGTATCAATGCGGGAAGAAAATCGCACGCATCATATGCATCTCGATCTGAATCGTCCATTGCGTGACGTGATGCAAGATCTCGCCACGTTACAGGTCGGCACCCGCGTGTCGTTAAGTGGGCCAATCGTGGTGGCGCGCGATATCGCCCACGCAAAAATTAAAGAGCGACTGGATAACGGTGAACCGATGCCGGATTACCTGAAACATCATGTTGTCTATTACGCAGGGCCGGCGAAAACACCAGAAAACATGGCCTGCGGTTCATTGGGGCCAACCACTGGCGGTCGAATGGACGGTTATGTCGATACCTTTCAGGCAGCGGGCGGCAGTCTGGTCATGTTGTCGAAAGGCAACCGCAGCCAGCAGGTCACCGATGCCTGTCACAAACATGGCGGCTTTAATCTGGGAAGTATTGGCGGTGCGGCGGCGTTACTGGCGCAAGAATATGTCAAAAGCCTTCGCTGTCTGGAATACCCGGAGCTGGGCATGGAAGCCGTGTGGATGATGGAAGTTGAAAATCTGCCCGCATTCATTCTGGTGGATGATAAAGGCAATAATTTCTTTAGCCAGTTTGAGCAGCAACACCGCTGTGCCAGTTGCCCTGCGGGGCATTAA
- a CDS encoding methylaspartate ammonia-lyase, whose amino-acid sequence MKIKQALFTAGYSSFYFDDQQAIKNGAGHDGFFYTGEPVTPGFSAVRQAGECVSVQLILENGAVAVGDCAAVQYSGAGGRDPLFLAEHFIPFLNTHIKPLLEGRDVDAFLPNARFFDKLRIDGNLLHTAVRYGLSQALLDATALATGRLKTEVVCAEWQLPCVAESIPLFGQSGDDRYIAVDKMILKGVDVLPHALINNVEEKLGYKGEKLREYIRWLADRILGKRTSARYRPTLHIDVYGTIGLIFDMDPVRCAQYIASLEDEAQGLPLYIEGPVDAGNKPDQIRLLTAITKELTRLGSGVKIVADEWCNTYQDIVDFTDAGSCHMVQIKTPDLGGVHNIVDAVLYCNKHGMEAYQGGTCNETEISARTCVHVALAARPMRMLVKPGMGFDEGLNIVFNEMNRTIALLQAKG is encoded by the coding sequence ATGAAAATAAAACAGGCCCTTTTCACCGCTGGTTACTCATCGTTCTATTTCGATGACCAGCAGGCGATAAAAAACGGAGCGGGTCATGACGGCTTTTTTTATACCGGGGAGCCAGTAACGCCCGGTTTTAGCGCTGTGCGCCAGGCCGGGGAGTGCGTTTCAGTTCAGTTGATTCTGGAAAACGGTGCCGTCGCCGTCGGTGACTGTGCTGCTGTTCAATACTCCGGAGCCGGTGGCCGCGATCCACTATTCCTTGCTGAACACTTTATTCCGTTCCTCAACACGCATATCAAACCTTTGCTGGAAGGCCGCGATGTGGACGCATTCCTGCCGAATGCCCGTTTCTTCGACAAACTGCGTATTGACGGCAACCTGCTGCACACTGCCGTGCGTTATGGTTTATCGCAGGCATTACTTGACGCCACCGCGCTGGCAACCGGTCGCCTGAAAACCGAGGTCGTTTGTGCCGAATGGCAATTACCCTGCGTAGCGGAATCCATTCCGTTATTTGGTCAAAGCGGTGACGACCGTTACATCGCTGTGGATAAAATGATCCTTAAAGGCGTCGATGTCCTGCCACATGCATTGATTAATAACGTTGAAGAGAAGCTGGGCTATAAAGGTGAAAAACTACGCGAATATATCCGTTGGCTGGCGGATCGCATTTTGGGCAAACGCACCAGCGCACGCTATCGCCCTACCCTGCACATTGACGTTTACGGCACTATCGGTCTGATCTTCGATATGGATCCGGTGCGCTGCGCCCAATACATCGCCAGTCTGGAAGACGAAGCACAAGGTTTGCCACTGTACATTGAAGGTCCTGTCGATGCCGGTAATAAACCTGATCAAATTCGCTTGTTAACCGCCATCACCAAAGAGCTGACGCGCCTCGGTTCCGGCGTGAAAATTGTCGCTGACGAGTGGTGTAACACCTACCAGGATATCGTTGATTTCACCGATGCAGGCAGTTGTCATATGGTGCAAATTAAAACGCCGGATCTTGGCGGTGTTCATAACATCGTTGACGCAGTGTTGTATTGCAACAAACACGGGATGGAAGCCTACCAGGGCGGCACCTGCAACGAAACAGAGATCAGCGCCCGCACCTGTGTGCACGTTGCGCTGGCCGCACGCCCAATGCGTATGCTGGTCAAGCCAGGGATGGGTTTCGACGAAGGCCTCAACATCGTCTTCAACGAAATGAATCGTACTATCGCACTGTTGCAGGCTAAGGGATAA
- a CDS encoding MerR family transcriptional regulator → MISFEIKEWFNAKELEGMPGVPKLATNITRKAVAEDWVKRQRHGGKGVAYEYHINSLPEETRRAIKGASLSDKPVHTSIAHTVDERLIYAMSFLTPDEQAAAVEIIRVAGIKGLMPTIVSKDKALEALGITVEQQKTLQTLQALPPEKVREILSQYEGKEHNFPVRENDVKKAV, encoded by the coding sequence ATGATATCTTTTGAAATCAAAGAATGGTTTAATGCGAAAGAGCTGGAAGGGATGCCTGGTGTACCAAAGTTGGCGACTAACATTACCAGGAAAGCTGTGGCGGAAGATTGGGTAAAACGTCAGCGTCACGGTGGGAAAGGTGTCGCTTATGAGTATCACATCAACAGTCTGCCAGAAGAAACACGCAGGGCCATTAAAGGAGCCTCACTTTCTGATAAACCAGTGCATACATCAATCGCCCATACAGTTGATGAGAGGCTGATTTATGCAATGAGCTTCTTAACACCAGATGAGCAGGCCGCAGCTGTGGAGATCATTCGTGTAGCAGGGATTAAAGGACTTATGCCTACAATTGTCAGTAAAGATAAGGCATTAGAGGCATTAGGGATTACTGTGGAGCAACAGAAAACCCTGCAAACTCTTCAGGCATTACCACCGGAAAAAGTAAGAGAGATTTTGTCTCAGTATGAAGGCAAAGAACATAATTTCCCTGTAAGAGAAAACGATGTAAAGAAAGCTGTATAA
- the glmS gene encoding methylaspartate mutase subunit S — protein sequence MKKATLVIGVIGADCHAVGNKVLDRVFTTHDFRVINLGVMVSQDEYIDAAIETGANAIVVSSIYGHGDIDCLGMRERCIERGLGDILLYVGGNLVVGKHDFADVEIKFKEMGFDRVFAPSHDLEDVYQLMTNDISQRHGVEIHILEEAI from the coding sequence ATGAAGAAAGCAACACTTGTGATTGGCGTTATTGGCGCTGACTGCCATGCAGTAGGCAATAAAGTTCTGGATCGTGTTTTTACCACCCATGACTTCAGGGTCATTAATCTGGGCGTTATGGTCAGCCAGGACGAATATATTGATGCCGCCATTGAAACTGGCGCTAACGCGATTGTGGTTTCCTCTATCTATGGTCATGGCGATATCGACTGTCTGGGCATGCGTGAACGCTGCATCGAGCGCGGGCTGGGTGACATTCTGCTTTATGTGGGCGGTAACCTGGTGGTGGGTAAACATGACTTCGCTGACGTGGAAATCAAATTCAAAGAAATGGGTTTTGATCGCGTCTTCGCACCCAGCCATGACTTAGAAGATGTCTACCAACTGATGACCAACGATATCAGCCAACGTCATGGCGTAGAAATACACATTCTCGAAGAGGCAATCTGA
- the cydA gene encoding cytochrome ubiquinol oxidase subunit I: protein MLDIVELSRLQFALTAMYHFLFVPLTLGMAFLLAIMETVYVLSGKQIYKDMTKFWGKLFGINFALGVATGLTMEFQFGTNWSYYSHYVGDIFGAPLAIEGLMAFFLESTFVGLFFFGWDRLGKVQHMCVTWLVALGSNLSALWILVANGWMQNPIASDFNFETMRMEMVSFSELVLNPVAQVKFVHTVASGYVTGAMFILGISAWYMLKGRDFAFAKRSFAIAASFGMAAVLSVIVLGDESGYEMGDVQKTKLAAIEAEWETQPAPAAFTLFGIPDQEEQTNKFAIQIPYALGIIATRSVDTPVIGLKELMVQHEERIRNGMKAYSLLEQLRSGSTDQAVRDQFNSMKKDLGYGLLLKRYTPNVADATEAQIQQATKDSIPRVAPLYFAFRIMVACGFLLLAIIALSFWSVIRNRIGEKKWLLRAALYGIPLPWIAVEAGWFVAEYGRQPWAIGEVLPTAVANSSLTAGDLIFSMVLICGLYTLFLVAEMFLMFKFARLGPSSLKTGRYHFEQSSTTTQPAR from the coding sequence ATGTTAGATATAGTCGAACTGTCGCGCTTACAGTTTGCCTTGACCGCGATGTACCACTTCCTTTTTGTGCCACTGACGCTCGGTATGGCGTTCCTGCTGGCCATCATGGAAACGGTCTACGTCCTTTCCGGCAAACAGATTTATAAAGATATGACAAAGTTCTGGGGCAAGTTGTTTGGTATCAACTTTGCTCTGGGTGTGGCAACCGGTTTAACCATGGAGTTCCAGTTCGGGACTAACTGGTCTTATTATTCTCACTATGTAGGGGATATCTTCGGTGCGCCGCTGGCAATCGAAGGTCTGATGGCCTTCTTCCTCGAATCCACCTTTGTAGGTCTGTTCTTCTTCGGTTGGGATCGTCTGGGTAAAGTTCAGCATATGTGTGTCACCTGGCTGGTGGCGCTCGGTTCAAACCTGTCCGCACTGTGGATTCTGGTTGCGAACGGCTGGATGCAAAACCCAATCGCGTCCGATTTCAATTTCGAAACTATGCGTATGGAGATGGTGAGCTTCTCCGAGCTGGTGCTTAACCCGGTTGCTCAGGTGAAATTCGTTCACACTGTTGCGTCTGGTTATGTGACTGGCGCGATGTTCATCCTCGGTATCAGCGCATGGTATATGCTGAAAGGCCGTGACTTCGCCTTCGCAAAACGCTCCTTTGCTATCGCTGCAAGCTTCGGTATGGCTGCTGTTCTGTCCGTTATTGTTCTGGGTGATGAATCCGGTTACGAAATGGGTGACGTGCAGAAAACCAAACTGGCTGCTATTGAAGCCGAGTGGGAAACTCAACCTGCGCCTGCTGCCTTTACTCTGTTCGGTATTCCTGATCAGGAAGAGCAGACGAACAAATTTGCAATCCAGATCCCTTATGCGCTGGGTATCATCGCTACACGTTCTGTGGATACGCCGGTTATCGGCCTGAAAGAGCTGATGGTGCAGCACGAAGAACGTATCCGTAACGGGATGAAAGCGTACTCTCTGCTTGAGCAACTGCGTTCTGGTTCTACCGACCAGGCTGTACGCGATCAGTTCAATAGCATGAAGAAAGATCTCGGTTATGGTCTGCTGCTGAAACGCTATACGCCGAATGTGGCGGATGCGACTGAAGCGCAGATTCAACAGGCAACCAAAGACTCTATTCCACGTGTAGCACCGCTGTACTTCGCGTTCCGCATCATGGTGGCGTGTGGCTTCCTGCTGCTGGCAATTATCGCGCTCTCCTTCTGGAGCGTAATCCGCAACCGTATCGGTGAGAAAAAATGGCTGCTGCGCGCCGCGCTGTACGGTATTCCGCTGCCGTGGATCGCTGTAGAAGCGGGCTGGTTTGTTGCCGAATATGGTCGTCAACCGTGGGCTATCGGTGAGGTGCTGCCTACCGCAGTGGCGAACTCGTCGCTGACTGCAGGCGATCTCATCTTCTCTATGGTTCTGATTTGCGGCCTGTATACCCTGTTCCTGGTGGCAGAAATGTTCTTAATGTTCAAGTTTGCACGCCTCGGCCCAAGCAGCCTGAAAACCGGTCGCTATCACTTTGAGCAGTCTTCCACGACTACTCAGCCGGCACGCTAA
- a CDS encoding DUF4387 domain-containing protein, with protein sequence MKQSIRSLEQVIRSKNAGPYELVLDILFKTKENYERVKSSGQLTPELVAGLYHVEPEFIHRIVWFDPSNAVKIVMPRDIISGNVGDSDVYGAQQHAPLLSIHFDI encoded by the coding sequence ATGAAACAGTCAATTCGTTCACTGGAGCAGGTGATCCGCTCCAAAAACGCCGGACCCTATGAACTGGTTTTAGATATTTTATTTAAAACGAAAGAAAACTATGAGCGAGTTAAATCATCTGGGCAATTAACCCCAGAACTGGTGGCTGGCTTATATCATGTTGAACCTGAATTTATTCATCGTATTGTCTGGTTTGATCCTTCTAATGCAGTAAAAATCGTCATGCCACGAGATATTATCTCCGGAAATGTGGGTGATAGTGATGTTTATGGTGCACAGCAACACGCACCTTTATTAAGTATTCATTTTGATATTTAA